A genome region from Glycine max cultivar Williams 82 chromosome 5, Glycine_max_v4.0, whole genome shotgun sequence includes the following:
- the LOC100499845 gene encoding argininosuccinate synthase, chloroplastic isoform X1 — MTQLKASPASACSSLAIAPSFHHASITTGHLLRHQFSKAKPLSLKELGLKTSVGANKLQGEIVLSQLQQFTGVIKAAARIDTEVVSETTKGGGLRGKLNKVVLAYSGGLDTSVIVPWLRENYGCEVVCFTADVGQGIKELDGLEAKAKASGACQLVVKDLKEEFVREYIFPCLRAGAVYERKYLLGTSMARPVIAKAMVDVAKEVGADAVSHGCTGKGNDQVRFELTFFALNPKLNVVAPWREWDITGREDAIEYAKKHNIPVPVTKKSIYSRDRNLWHLSHEGDILEDPANEPKKDMYMMSVDAEDAPDEAEYVEIEIESGLPVSVNGKRLSPATLLTELNEIGGRHGIGRIDMVENRLVGMKSRGVYETPGGTILFAAARELEFLTLDRETIQVKDSLALKYAELVYAGRWFDPLRESMDAFMQKITETTTGSVTLKLYKGSVTVTSRKSPFSLYRQDISSFESGQIYDQADAAGFIRLYGLPMRVRAMLEQGI, encoded by the exons ATGACTCAGTTGAAAGCATCTCCTGCGTCTGCGTGTTCGTCCCTTGCCATTGCTCCTTCCTTTCATCATGCATCAATAACAACAG GGCACCTTCTGCGCCATCAATTCTCCAAGGCAAAGCCTTTGTCACTCAAAGAG CTGGGGCTAAAAACAAGCGTTGGTGCCAATAAACTTCAAGGTGAGATTGTTTTGTCTCAACTTCAGCAGTTCACTGGAG TTATTAAAGCAGCTGCACGCATTGATACAGAGGTAGTTTCTGAAACCACGAAGGGTGGTGGCCTACGTGGAAAATTGAATAAGGTGGTGCTGGCTTATAGTGGTGGCTTAGACACATCAGTCATTGTTCCATGGCTGAG AGAGAATTATGGTTGTGAAGTTGTTTGCTTCACTGCTGATGTTGGCCAA GGCATAAAAGAATTGGATGGTTTAGAAGCAAAAGCCAAAGCCAGTGGGGCTTGTCAATTAGTGGTAAAGGACTTGAAGGAGGAATTTGTTAGAGAGTACATATTTCCTTGCCTGCGTGCTGGTGCAGTGTATGAGAGGAAGTATTTGCTTGGGACATCAATGGCCCGCCCTGTAATTGCAAAG GCGATGGTTGATGTTGCCAAAGAAGTTGGAGCTGATGCTGTCTCTCATGGGTGTACAGGGAAAGGAAATGATCAG GTTCGATTTGAGCTTACTTTCTTTGCTCTGAACCCCAAGCTAAATGTTGTGGCTCCATGGAGGGAGTGGGATATTACAGGTAGAGAAGATGCTATCGAGTATGCTAAAAAGCATAATATACCTGTTCCTGTGACAAAGAAATCCATTTATAGCAGGGATAGGAATCTTTGGCACCTAAGCCATGAG GGTGATATTTTGGAAGACCCAGCTAATGAGCCTAAAAAGGACATGTACATGATGTCTGTAGACGCTGAGGATGCTCCTGATGAAGCAGA ATATGTGGAAATTGAGATAGAGTCTGGCCTTCCTGTTTCAGTCAATGGGAAGAGGCTTTCGCCAGCAACTTTACTTACTGAGCTCAATGAGATTGGTGGAAGGCATGGAATTGGCCGGATCGACATGGTTGAGAATCGGCTTGTAGGTATGAAGAGCCGTGGAGTTTATGAAACTCCAGGTGGAACCATCCTGTTTGCTGCAGCACGCGAGCTGGAGTTTTTGACACTTGATCGAGAAACAATACAAGTCAAAGATTCATTAGCCCTTAAATATGCAGAGTTAGTATATGCTGGCAGATGGTTTGATCCACTTCGGGAGTCAATGGATGCCTTTATGCAGAAGATCACAGAGACAACAACAGGTTCTGTGACTTTGAAATTGTACAAAGGTTCTGTTACTGTAACCAGTCGAAAGAGTCCCTTTAGCCTGTATAGGCAAGACATTTCATCATTTGAGAGTGGGCAGATATATGATCAAGCTGATGCTGCTGGGTTCATCCGGCTTTATGGTCTTCCAATGAGGGTCCGAGCAATGCTTGAGCAGGGCATCTAA
- the LOC100499845 gene encoding argininosuccinate synthase, chloroplastic isoform X2, whose product MTQLKASPASACSSLAIAPSFHHASITTGHLLRHQFSKAKPLSLKELGLKTSVGANKLQVIKAAARIDTEVVSETTKGGGLRGKLNKVVLAYSGGLDTSVIVPWLRENYGCEVVCFTADVGQGIKELDGLEAKAKASGACQLVVKDLKEEFVREYIFPCLRAGAVYERKYLLGTSMARPVIAKAMVDVAKEVGADAVSHGCTGKGNDQVRFELTFFALNPKLNVVAPWREWDITGREDAIEYAKKHNIPVPVTKKSIYSRDRNLWHLSHEGDILEDPANEPKKDMYMMSVDAEDAPDEAEYVEIEIESGLPVSVNGKRLSPATLLTELNEIGGRHGIGRIDMVENRLVGMKSRGVYETPGGTILFAAARELEFLTLDRETIQVKDSLALKYAELVYAGRWFDPLRESMDAFMQKITETTTGSVTLKLYKGSVTVTSRKSPFSLYRQDISSFESGQIYDQADAAGFIRLYGLPMRVRAMLEQGI is encoded by the exons ATGACTCAGTTGAAAGCATCTCCTGCGTCTGCGTGTTCGTCCCTTGCCATTGCTCCTTCCTTTCATCATGCATCAATAACAACAG GGCACCTTCTGCGCCATCAATTCTCCAAGGCAAAGCCTTTGTCACTCAAAGAG CTGGGGCTAAAAACAAGCGTTGGTGCCAATAAACTTCAAG TTATTAAAGCAGCTGCACGCATTGATACAGAGGTAGTTTCTGAAACCACGAAGGGTGGTGGCCTACGTGGAAAATTGAATAAGGTGGTGCTGGCTTATAGTGGTGGCTTAGACACATCAGTCATTGTTCCATGGCTGAG AGAGAATTATGGTTGTGAAGTTGTTTGCTTCACTGCTGATGTTGGCCAA GGCATAAAAGAATTGGATGGTTTAGAAGCAAAAGCCAAAGCCAGTGGGGCTTGTCAATTAGTGGTAAAGGACTTGAAGGAGGAATTTGTTAGAGAGTACATATTTCCTTGCCTGCGTGCTGGTGCAGTGTATGAGAGGAAGTATTTGCTTGGGACATCAATGGCCCGCCCTGTAATTGCAAAG GCGATGGTTGATGTTGCCAAAGAAGTTGGAGCTGATGCTGTCTCTCATGGGTGTACAGGGAAAGGAAATGATCAG GTTCGATTTGAGCTTACTTTCTTTGCTCTGAACCCCAAGCTAAATGTTGTGGCTCCATGGAGGGAGTGGGATATTACAGGTAGAGAAGATGCTATCGAGTATGCTAAAAAGCATAATATACCTGTTCCTGTGACAAAGAAATCCATTTATAGCAGGGATAGGAATCTTTGGCACCTAAGCCATGAG GGTGATATTTTGGAAGACCCAGCTAATGAGCCTAAAAAGGACATGTACATGATGTCTGTAGACGCTGAGGATGCTCCTGATGAAGCAGA ATATGTGGAAATTGAGATAGAGTCTGGCCTTCCTGTTTCAGTCAATGGGAAGAGGCTTTCGCCAGCAACTTTACTTACTGAGCTCAATGAGATTGGTGGAAGGCATGGAATTGGCCGGATCGACATGGTTGAGAATCGGCTTGTAGGTATGAAGAGCCGTGGAGTTTATGAAACTCCAGGTGGAACCATCCTGTTTGCTGCAGCACGCGAGCTGGAGTTTTTGACACTTGATCGAGAAACAATACAAGTCAAAGATTCATTAGCCCTTAAATATGCAGAGTTAGTATATGCTGGCAGATGGTTTGATCCACTTCGGGAGTCAATGGATGCCTTTATGCAGAAGATCACAGAGACAACAACAGGTTCTGTGACTTTGAAATTGTACAAAGGTTCTGTTACTGTAACCAGTCGAAAGAGTCCCTTTAGCCTGTATAGGCAAGACATTTCATCATTTGAGAGTGGGCAGATATATGATCAAGCTGATGCTGCTGGGTTCATCCGGCTTTATGGTCTTCCAATGAGGGTCCGAGCAATGCTTGAGCAGGGCATCTAA
- the LOC100819489 gene encoding NADH dehydrogenase [ubiquinone] iron-sulfur protein 8-B, mitochondrial, which yields MKKLILHSHLSLLLIYCQLLFPSVFAQIAAILARKSLLALRTLQLAVSGQGLHNFQNYGLPLSAQSYSTKKEDEEREQLAKEISKDWSSVFERSINTFFLTEMVRGLMLTLKYFFETKVTINYPFEKGPLSPRFRGEHALRQYPTGEERCIACKLCEAICPVQAITIEAEEREDGSRRTTRYDIDMTKCIYCGFCQEACPVDAIVEGPNFEFATETHEELLYDKEKLLENGDRWETEIAENLISESLYR from the exons ATGAAGAAGCTGATCTTGCATTCGCATCTCTCACTGCTTCTCATTTATTGTCAG CTTCTCTTTCCATCTGTCTTTGCACAAATAGCTGCAATCTTAGCTCGGAAATCACTTCTTGCTCTTCGAACACTCCAACTG GCTGTAAGTGGTCAAGGGCTACACAACTTCCAAAACTATGGCCTGCCATTAAGTGCACAGTCCTACTCTACCAAAAAAG AGGATGAAGAAAGGGAGCAACTTGCAAAGGAAATTTCAAAGGATTGGAGTTCCG TTTTTGAGCGTAGCATCAACACATTTTTTCTCACTGAAATGGTTCGAGGTTTAATGCTGACACTGAAATACTTCTTTGAAACAAAAGTTACA ATTAACTATCCTTTTGAGAAAGGCCCTTTGAGCCCTCGTTTCCGTGGTGAACATGCACTCCGACAATATCCAACAGGGGAGGAACGTTGCATTGCTTGCAAACTCTGTGAAGCT atatGTCCTGTTCAAGCGATTACAATTGAGGCTGAGGAACGAGAAGACGGCAGCCGCAGGACAACTCG GTATGATATTGACATGACCAAGTGCATCTATTGTGGATTTTGTCAAGAGGCATGCCCTGTTGATGCCATTGTTGAAGGGCCAAACTTTGAATTTGCTACAGAGACTCATGAG GAGCTTCTATATGACAAAGAGAAGCTGCTTGAAAATGGGGACCGATGGGAAACTGAAATTGCAGAGAACCTGATATCTGAAAGCCTTTATCGCTGA
- the LOC100818949 gene encoding protein PLANT CADMIUM RESISTANCE 2, translated as MSLPTSQGAQPAATGFPVAYGNNNNPQPKFKALQAQVDWSTGLFDCFSNFKNCCITCWCPCITFGRVAEIVDQGSTSCGASGALYTMICCLIGCGWIYSCFYRTKMRRQYMLKESPCWDCLTHCCCEPCALCQEYRELENRGFDMVIGWQGNVQGGNQGVAMVPMAPAAVEPMTR; from the exons ATGTCTCTACCAACCTCACAAGGTGCACAGCCCGCTGCCACTGGTTTTCCAGTGGCTTacggcaacaacaacaacccacAACCCAAGTTCAAAGCCCTGCAGGCCCAGGTTGATTGGTCCACGGGCCTCTTTGATTGCTTCTCCAACTTCAAAAACT GTTGCATAACGTGCTGGTGTCCATGTATAACGTTTGGTCGAGTTGCAGAGATTGTTGACCAGGGATCAACCT CATGTGGTGCTAGTGGGGCCCTGTATACGATGATTTGTTGTTTAATTGGATGTGGTTGGATATACTCATGCTTCTACCGCACCAAGATGAGACGACAATACATGTTGAAGGAGAGCCCTTGCTGGGATTGCTTGACTCATTGCTGCTGCGAACCCTGTGCCTTGTGCCAAGAATATCGCGAACTTGAAAACCGCGGATTTGACATGGTCATTG GGTGGCAAGGAAATGTTCAGGGAGGGAACCAGGGAGTAGCCATGGTTCCAATGGCTCCAGCAGCAGTTGAACCTATGACTCGTTGA
- the FWL4 gene encoding protein PLANT CADMIUM RESISTANCE 2 isoform X2 produces MYEAASSDPRKPSAPATGFPVSYSTSTTEAEVYSYSYGPVVVPVPPPHPKPIVEWSTGLCDCFSDWGNSCMTFWCPCVTFGRVAEIVDRGSPSCVTSGAIYSVISAIFFVIGVRWWCGWGWGWVYSCFYRSYMRQQYDLRGNACTDCLIHFFCEPCALCQEYRELQFRGFHMTIGWHGNVEQRSRGVAMTVATAPPVEQGMNR; encoded by the exons ATGTATGAAGCAGCCAGCTCAGATCCAAGAAAGCCATCGGCACCGGCCACCGGTTTCCCGGTGAGCTACAGCACCAGCACCACGGAGGCTGAGGTGTATTCGTATTCATACGGTCCAGTTGTAGTACCAGTACCACCTCCCCACCCTAAACCTATTGTGGAATGGTCAACCGGCCTCTGTGATTGCTTTTCCGATTGGGGAAACT CTTGCATGACGTTCTGGTGTCCATGTGTTACCTTTGGTCGAGTTGCAGAAATTGTTGACAGGGGATCTCCAt CATGTGTTACTAGTGGGGCTATCTACTCGGTGATTTCCGCAATTTTCTTTGTAATTGGGGTGAGGTGGTGGTGTGGCTGGGGCTGGGGCTGGGTATACTCTTGCTTCTACCGCTCCTATATGAGACAACAGTACGATTTGCGGGGAAATGCCTGTACGGATTGCTTGATTCATTTCTTCTGCGAGCCCTGTGCCCTCTGTCAAGAATATCGTGAGCTTCAATTCCGTGGATTTCACATGACTATTG GTTGGCATGGAAATGTTGAGCAGAGAAGTCGGGGAGTAGCCATGACTGTTGCAACAGCTCCACCAGTCGAACAGGGCATGAACCGTTGA
- the FWL4 gene encoding cell number regulator 10 isoform X1, producing the protein MYEAASSDPRKPSAPATGFPVSYSTSTTEAEVYSYSYGPVVVPVPPPHPKPIVEWSTGLCDCFSDWGNSCMTFWCPCVTFGRVAEIVDRGSPSCVTSGAIYSVISAIFFVIGVRWWCGWGWGWVYSCFYRSYMRQQYDLRGNACTDCLIHFFCEPCALCQEYRELQFRGFHMTIGIYHSLNSLLWPLILFCFPFFHIKTTASITLTFIFLFCYSFLQLIQLINYHACLNYCLIPLI; encoded by the exons ATGTATGAAGCAGCCAGCTCAGATCCAAGAAAGCCATCGGCACCGGCCACCGGTTTCCCGGTGAGCTACAGCACCAGCACCACGGAGGCTGAGGTGTATTCGTATTCATACGGTCCAGTTGTAGTACCAGTACCACCTCCCCACCCTAAACCTATTGTGGAATGGTCAACCGGCCTCTGTGATTGCTTTTCCGATTGGGGAAACT CTTGCATGACGTTCTGGTGTCCATGTGTTACCTTTGGTCGAGTTGCAGAAATTGTTGACAGGGGATCTCCAt CATGTGTTACTAGTGGGGCTATCTACTCGGTGATTTCCGCAATTTTCTTTGTAATTGGGGTGAGGTGGTGGTGTGGCTGGGGCTGGGGCTGGGTATACTCTTGCTTCTACCGCTCCTATATGAGACAACAGTACGATTTGCGGGGAAATGCCTGTACGGATTGCTTGATTCATTTCTTCTGCGAGCCCTGTGCCCTCTGTCAAGAATATCGTGAGCTTCAATTCCGTGGATTTCACATGACTATTGGTATCTACCATTCGCTTAATTCATTATTATGGCCCctaattttgttttgctttcctTTTTTCCACATCAAAACAACTGCTTCCATTACTCTCACTttcatttttctgttttgttacTCCTTTCTTCAATTGATACAGCTCATAAACTACCATGCATGTTTAAACTATTGTCTTATCCCCTTGATTTAA
- the FWL5 gene encoding protein FW2.2-like 5, with the protein MYQQQGSDPTKQSPATGFPVSYSNSTTYSTNEASYAPVPPPQPKPLVNWSTGLCDCFSECGNCCMTCWCPCVTFGRVAEIVDKGSTSCGASGALYTLICCVIGCGCLYSCFYRPKMRRQYGLKGNGCSDCLIHCFCEPCALCQEYRELQHRGFDMIIGWHGNVEQRSRGVAMTATTAPSVENGMSR; encoded by the exons ATGTATCAGCAACAAGGGTCAGATCCAACAAAGCAATCACCGGCAACCGGTTTTCCGGTGAGCTATAGCAATTCAACAACGTATTCGACCAACGAGGCTTCCTACGCTCCAGTCCCACCTCCCCAGCCCAAACCTCTTGTCAATTGGTCCACCGGCCTCTGTGACTGCTTCTCCGAATGTGGAAACT GTTGCATGACGTGTTGGTGTCCATGTGTTACCTTTGGCCGAGTTGCAGAAATTGTTGACAAGGGATCCACAT CATGTGGTGCTAGTGGGGCTCTGTATACGCTGATTTGCTGTGTCATTGGCTGTGGCTGCCTATACTCTTGCTTCTACCGCCCCAAGATGAGACGACAGTATGGTCTAAAGGGAAATGGTTGTTCGGATTGCTTGATTCATTGCTTCTGCGAGCCCTGCGCCCTCTGTCAAGAATATCGTGAGCTTCAACACCGTGGATTTGACATGATTATTG GGTGGCATGGAAATGTCGAGCAACGAAGTCGGGGAGTAGCCATGACTGCTACAACAGCTCCATCAGTCGAAAATGGCATGAGCCGTTGA